The following coding sequences are from one Streptomyces angustmyceticus window:
- a CDS encoding acyl-CoA dehydrogenase family protein: MKRQIFTEDHEAFRQVVRTFLAREVTPHYEQWEKDGIVSREAWRAAGKQGLLGPAVPEEYGGGGQHDFRYSAVLAEEFTRVGASGLAVGLHNDIIGPYLTTLGTDEQKRRWLPGFCSGEIITAIAMTEPGAGSDLQGIRTHAEDAGDHWILNGAKTFISNGILADLVIVVAKTTPEGGAHGLSLLVVERGMAGFERGSNLDKIGQKSQDTAELFFHDVRVPKENLLGELNGAFVHLMTHLAQERMGIAVAGIAAAEHLLEITSEYVKEREAFGRPLAKLQHIRFEIAEMATECAVTRAFLDRCIADHSAGELDAVHASMAKWWATELQKRVADRCLQLHGGYGYMAEHRVARAFTDGRIQTIYGGTTEIMKEIIGRSLLG; the protein is encoded by the coding sequence ATGAAGCGCCAGATCTTCACCGAGGACCACGAGGCCTTCCGCCAGGTCGTACGGACCTTCCTCGCCAGGGAGGTGACACCGCATTACGAGCAGTGGGAGAAGGACGGCATCGTCAGCCGGGAGGCATGGCGGGCGGCCGGCAAGCAGGGACTGCTGGGGCCGGCGGTTCCCGAGGAGTACGGCGGGGGCGGGCAGCACGACTTCCGCTACAGCGCGGTGCTGGCCGAGGAATTCACCCGGGTGGGCGCGTCCGGGCTGGCCGTGGGCCTGCACAACGACATCATCGGCCCGTATCTGACGACGCTCGGTACCGATGAGCAAAAGCGCCGCTGGCTGCCCGGCTTCTGCAGCGGCGAGATCATCACCGCCATCGCGATGACCGAGCCCGGCGCGGGCTCCGACCTGCAGGGCATCCGCACCCACGCCGAGGACGCGGGCGACCACTGGATCCTCAACGGCGCCAAGACCTTCATCTCCAACGGCATCCTCGCCGACCTGGTCATCGTCGTCGCCAAGACGACGCCGGAGGGCGGGGCGCACGGCCTGAGCCTGCTGGTCGTCGAGCGGGGCATGGCGGGCTTCGAGCGCGGCAGCAACCTCGACAAGATCGGGCAGAAGTCCCAGGACACCGCTGAGCTGTTCTTCCACGACGTCCGCGTCCCCAAGGAGAACCTGCTCGGCGAGCTGAACGGCGCCTTCGTCCATCTGATGACCCATCTCGCGCAGGAGCGGATGGGTATCGCCGTCGCCGGTATCGCCGCCGCCGAACACCTGCTGGAGATCACCAGCGAGTACGTCAAGGAGCGCGAGGCATTCGGACGGCCGCTGGCCAAGCTCCAGCACATCCGCTTCGAGATAGCCGAGATGGCCACCGAGTGCGCCGTCACCCGCGCGTTCCTCGACCGCTGCATCGCCGACCACTCCGCCGGCGAGCTGGATGCGGTGCACGCCTCGATGGCCAAGTGGTGGGCCACCGAGCTGCAAAAACGCGTCGCCGACCGCTGTCTGCAACTGCACGGCGGCTACGGCTATATGGCGGAACACCGCGTGGCCAGGGCCTTCACCGACGGCCGTATCCAGACGATCTACGGAGGGACCACCGAGATCATGAAGGAGATCATCGGACGCTCCCTGCTCGGCTGA
- a CDS encoding CaiB/BaiF CoA transferase family protein, translating into MTESGNGPLSGVRVVELAGIGPGPFAAMLLADLGADVVRVDRPGGAGLGIDPACDVTNRNKRSVLVDLKSPDGVAQVLELAGRADVLIEGYRPGVAERLGVGPEECLARNPRLVYGRMTGWGQQGPLAGTAGHDIGYIAITGALGMIGSPDGPPAAPANLLGDYAGGSLYLVIGVLAALQHARTDGGTGQVVDAAIVDGTAHLTAMIHGMLAAGGWQDRRGANLLDGGAPFYGTYETADGGYMAVGALEQRFYGEFIRLLGIEQEAAGRDDPAAWSELRTTIAARFKTRSREEWTAVFAESDACVAPVLSLREAPQHPHLAARGTFVEHGGMTQPAPAPRFSRTPGAVRRPPARPGADSAEISRDWQVPGLLAPLPAESPSAGPDRTGQQDTAG; encoded by the coding sequence ATGACGGAGTCAGGGAACGGCCCGCTGAGCGGGGTGCGGGTGGTCGAACTCGCGGGCATCGGCCCCGGCCCGTTCGCCGCCATGCTCCTGGCCGACCTCGGCGCCGACGTCGTCCGTGTCGACCGGCCCGGCGGCGCGGGGCTGGGCATCGATCCGGCCTGCGACGTCACCAACCGCAACAAACGCTCCGTGCTGGTGGACCTGAAGAGCCCCGACGGGGTGGCGCAGGTCCTCGAACTCGCCGGGCGCGCCGATGTGCTGATCGAGGGGTACCGTCCGGGCGTGGCCGAGCGGCTGGGAGTGGGCCCCGAGGAGTGTCTGGCACGCAACCCCCGGCTGGTCTACGGCCGGATGACGGGCTGGGGACAACAGGGCCCGCTCGCCGGCACCGCCGGACACGACATCGGCTACATCGCCATCACGGGCGCCCTGGGCATGATCGGTTCGCCCGACGGCCCGCCCGCCGCGCCCGCCAATCTCCTCGGTGACTACGCGGGCGGCTCCCTCTACCTGGTCATCGGCGTCCTCGCCGCCCTCCAGCACGCCCGCACCGACGGCGGCACGGGCCAGGTCGTCGACGCCGCCATCGTCGACGGCACCGCCCATCTGACGGCGATGATCCACGGCATGCTGGCGGCCGGCGGCTGGCAGGACCGGCGCGGCGCCAACCTCCTCGACGGCGGGGCCCCCTTCTACGGCACCTACGAGACCGCCGACGGCGGCTACATGGCGGTCGGCGCGCTGGAGCAGCGGTTCTACGGCGAGTTCATCCGGCTGCTGGGCATCGAGCAGGAGGCCGCAGGACGCGACGACCCCGCCGCCTGGAGCGAGCTGCGCACCACCATCGCCGCCCGCTTCAAGACCCGCAGCCGCGAGGAGTGGACGGCGGTCTTCGCGGAGTCCGACGCCTGTGTGGCGCCGGTGCTGTCCCTGCGCGAGGCGCCGCAGCACCCGCATCTCGCCGCCCGCGGCACCTTCGTCGAGCACGGCGGAATGACCCAGCCCGCCCCCGCGCCGCGCTTCTCGCGCACACCGGGCGCGGTGCGCAGGCCGCCCGCACGGCCCGGGGCGGACAGTGCGGAGATCTCCCGTGACTGGCAGGTCCCCGGCCTCCTCGCCCCCCTCCCCGCCGAGTCCCCGTCCGCCGGCCCGGACCGCACCGGGCAGCAGGACACGGCCGGCTGA